The DNA sequence tgtctttgtgagacgcagagtaggtgaacggatgatctccgcaatggaggaggaggtgtgatggtatttTGCTGGTGACGCTGTCGGTGATTTATTTacgattcaaggcacacttaaccagcatggctaccacagcattctgcagcgaaacggcatcccatctggtttgcacatagcaggactatcatttgtttctcaacaggacaatgaaccaaaacacacctccaggctgtgtaaggcctatttgaccaaggagagtgatgaagttgcccatcagatgacctggcctccacaatcacccgacctcaactcaattgagatggtttgggatgagatggaccgcagagtgaaggaaagcagccaaaaagtgctcagcatatgtgggtactccttcaagactgttgggaaaagcattccttatgaagctggttgagagaatgccaagagtgtgcaaagctgtcatcaaggcaaaggatggctactttgaaaaatataaaatatattttgatttgtttaacacttttttggttactacatgactccatatgtgttatttcatcgtttttatgtctttactattattctacaatgtagaaaaaaatattttttaaaataaagaaaaaccctttaatgagtaggtgtgtccaaactattgacccGTACTGTATATGTCATTTTTTAACGTGTATTTACAGAACAGTtctggaggctttgaccactggcagcagcctcagaagaccttcctctgaactggagtatttcttcaggtcaaacacatccagctcctcttctgaagtcagcaacacaaagaccagagctgaccactgtgcaGGTGACAGGTTGGGTTTGGACAGATTTCCTGAATGCAGGTATCTTTggatctcctccactagagaatggtcattcagttcattcagacagtggaacagattgatgcACCTCTCTGAAGATGGAGTGTTCCTGATCTTCTTCTTGATGTACTTGACTGTTTCCTCATGGCCCCGTGAGCTGCTTCTGGTGCTTCTTGTCTGTGTCAGTAGGCCGTGTAAGTGAgtctgattggactccagtgagaggcccagaaggaaACGGAGGAACAGGTCCAGGTGTCCATTCTCACTCTGTAAGGCTTTATCCACTGCAATCGTGTGGAAGGTGATGGCAGGATTCAACTTCACTAGAAATTTTCTGATGAAGGATTGGTCTTCGGTCATCGGGTTTACATGGCTGTTGTTGAAGGAGAGGAAAACGTATAACGCAGCAAGAAACTCCTGAACGCTCAGATGCACAAAGCAGTACACCTTGTCCTGGAACGGCCCATAGTCCTGTCTAAATAGTTGTGTACACACTCCTGAGTTCACTGAGGCTTCAGTGACATCAATGCCATACTTTTTCAGGTCTGCCTCATAGAAAATGAGGTTGCCATTTTCCAGCTGGTTAAAAGCAAGTTTCCCCAGTGCCAGGAAGCTTTCTTTATCCCTGCGTGGATCTCGCTCACCTTTCTTGTGATATTTATCATTCATCTGTTTGGTCTGAAATATCAGTAACCCAATAAATAATTGAGTCAGAGTCTTGGGCATCTCTTCATTCTTATCTGAACTCAACACATGCTCCAGAACTGAAGCTaagatccaacagaagactggaatgtggcacatgatgtggaggctccttgatgtctttacgtgtgagatgattctgctggccaggtcctcatcactgaatgtcttcctgaagtactcctccttctgtgggtcatcgaaccctcgtacctctgtcacctggtcaacacactCAGGAGGGATGTGATTGGTTGCTGCAGGTCTGGAGgttatccagaggagagcagagggaagcagatttcCCTTGATGAGGTTTGTCAGAAGCACGTCCACTGAGGTTGGATCCGTGACATCACTCCAGCTCTTACCGGTCTCGTAGTCGAGGGTCAGTcggcactcatccagaccatcaagGACAAATACAACATTGTACTTGCTCTCATTGTGGTTTCCTGGTTTTTGCAATTTTGTTAAAATGTGATTCAAAAAGTCCCTCTCAATCACTCCAGTCTCTAAGACACATGTATGTAGAAGTTCTACAAAACTGTACTTTTCCCCCCTCACCAAATTCAGCTCCCGAAAAGGGAGTGAAATTATGAATTGGATATCCTGATTGGCTttcccttcagcccagtccagaatgaacttctgcacagaaactgtttttccaatgccagcgacTCCTTTTGTCAACACAGTTCTGATAGGTTTGTCTTTTCCAGAGGATTGTTTGAAGATGTCATTGCAGAGGATTTTAGCCTCTGGTCTTGCTGGATTCTTGGACGTGATCTCGATCTGTCTCACCTCATGTTCCTGATTGACCTCTCCACTTCTcccctctgtgatgtagagctctgtgtagatctCATTGAGAAGTTGTTTATGGCCCTGCTTTGGTACCCCGTTGAAAACATGCTGGAACTTCTTTTTTACTTCCAGTTTATATTCATGTTGGAACTTCTCAACATCTTCCTCTGAAGGACCTGACGATGGACAACGGTTATAGAATAGTTAGCAAGCTCTAGATGCACAACAGTACAcaataaacaaatatatacattttttattttacaatatATCTGGttattggagagaaaaaaaatctaagcaCATGAAATTAATGCACATTTCAAAGAAAAATTATCATTTTACCAGTTTGTCAATCACAAACATACAAATACTGTATAACTTATTTGAGAAAATATATAGAATTTCAACAAAacaatagaatatatatatatatatatatatttgctcaAAACCTTATAGACACAAGAATTCTGAATTACCTATTGGACAGTCTCTGTTTAGCTTCTCAGCGAGATCGTTACGGCTAATCTTCTTCAGGATGTCCAGTGTGATCTGCACAGCCACATTCCCCCTGTAGTTCTGCACCATCTGATCCACTATGTCCAGTCCATCAGATGTCTCCATCCGGCCCTTTGGAATGTGAAGGAAGCCATCCAGCTGGTTTTCTGTAGTTAGATGCCACTTAA is a window from the Oncorhynchus kisutch isolate 150728-3 unplaced genomic scaffold, Okis_V2 Okis06b-Okis10b_hom, whole genome shotgun sequence genome containing:
- the LOC109886490 gene encoding NACHT, LRR and PYD domains-containing protein 12-like, whose protein sequence is MAISVKERLLAVLDDLGSDELKRFKWHLTTENQLDGFLHIPKGRMETSDGLDIVDQMVQNYRGNVAVQITLDILKKISRNDLAEKLNRDCPIGPSEEDVEKFQHEYKLEVKKKFQHVFNGVPKQGHKQLLNEIYTELYITEGRSGEVNQEHEVRQIEITSKNPARPEAKILCNDIFKQSSGKDKPIRTVLTKGVAGIGKTVSVQKFILDWAEGKANQDIQFIISLPFRELNLVRGEKYSFVELLHTCVLETGVIERDFLNHILTKLQKPGNHNESKYNVVFVLDGLDECRLTLDYETGKSWSDVTDPTSVDVLLTNLIKGNLLPSALLWITSRPAATNHIPPECVDQVTEVRGFDDPQKEEYFRKTFSDEDLASRIISHVKTSRSLHIMCHIPVFCWILASVLEHVLSSDKNEEMPKTLTQLFIGLLIFQTKQMNDKYHKKGERDPRRDKESFLALGKLAFNQLENGNLIFYEADLKKYGIDVTEASVNSGVCTQLFRQDYGPFQDKVYCFVHLSVQEFLAALYVFLSFNNSHVNPMTEDQSFIRKFLVKLNPAITFHTIAVDKALQSENGHLDLFLRFLLGLSLESNQTHLHGLLTQTRSTRSSSRGHEETVKYIKKKIRNTPSSERCINLFHCLNELNDHSLVEEIQRYLHSGNLSKPNLSPAQWSALVFVLLTSEEELDVFDLKKYSSSEEGLLRLLPVVKASRTVLLNGCNLTEKCCEALASAFSSTSSNLRDLDLSDNNLQDSGVKLLSAGLENPHCKLETLRLSRCLITKKGCASLASALRSNPSYLRELDLSYNIPGDSGVKQLSAGLEDPHCRLEKLNVDHRGEYWLLKKYACDVTLDPNTACRHLSLSEGNRKVTRGKEDQPYPDHPGRFEFWPQVLCREGLTGRCYWEAEMSGGGDDIGMTYRGIGRTGNADDSKLGCNDKSWSLSCSDYGYTARHNKERTDLPASSSSNRVGVYLDWPAGTLSFYTLSSSDTLTHLHTFTSTFTEPLYPGFWVEINSSLSLCEVKNL